A window of Deltaproteobacteria bacterium genomic DNA:
CGATGCTCGCCGGCGTATCGTTGAATTTATCCACCGCATCTTTGGCTTTCTGCGACGGCATCGGGTCGGACTGCTGGGCCCGCAGCGTTGCACTGGCCGACAACCCACAGCCCAGCAGCAAAATTGATAACAGCTTCAGCCCACGCATCTGATTTTACTTCTTGCCCTTCGCAGCTTTCGCCTTGGCTTCGGCGACTTTCTTTCTTTCGGCGTCGCTAAGAAATCGGAACGCCGTGGCCACGCTGGTGGTTTCCAAAATCACACCATCGCCGGCAATGGTCGGGTTCTTGAAACCGATGCTGTCGATGTTGATCAAACGATTGAGCCGGCCAACCTCATCGAAGAAGCTGACGGTATTATGAAACCTGCCCTTGACCGTAATATCGACCGGCACTTCAGCGTAAAACTCCTGAAAGGTTTCCGCGCGCGGGCGAAACAACAGCACATCGAGACCGGCTTGCTGCGCCTTGGCGGAGATGCTCGTCAGCAACAGCGCCATC
This region includes:
- a CDS encoding pilus assembly protein PilO codes for the protein MNQLLDNLLERPRIQRIGILAAAIILLGALYYSFIYSPRSDEVAKLADSVEIARNEKTVKQQKAANLPRLQRDLKQLDMELKKALAQLPNDKQMALLLTSISAKAQQAGLDVLLFRPRAETFQEFYAEVPVDITVKGRFHNTVSFFDEVGRLNRLINIDSIGFKNPTIAGDGVILETTSVATAFRFLSDAERKKVAEAKAKAAKGKK